A genomic region of Solanum dulcamara chromosome 2, daSolDulc1.2, whole genome shotgun sequence contains the following coding sequences:
- the LOC129880390 gene encoding beta-arabinofuranosyltransferase RAY1 isoform X3, which translates to MPHTHMLLASFHAFPTALLLPLSTFSLIFDFHPLKLHKPIKQNHEISNLFFLQTTMNSFQSILFPYLYNKKAKLLGLWLIWVWGFMLIGVSFYATQLMPLPSYFKGQIKKFNGELVDGPTITIFTAPRPFVGTVGERQALAIRSWLGLSTDISVVLFSQDPSVSSFAALLSHRVSVEPNIDFTFLGTPFFHSMVARSKASSSDISVVIDPNTVLLPDFIKTIRHAHSLDHDWLLFSSSKSVPHFPFLLDADGKHWLRDDGSRVKTQKLQDFLSQEWKWNLCEEKMLIAWNNGDLPLHKGVLPPFLYGKGFHNRWLINEAMLSDFRFVFDASWAISNLYLNDLGQDLDHTSEDFLGLATGKKFWEVAGNSNLAMLYGSLYFHEQNFSNIFRLFQCGGYYLFINSAQMVVYPLRYKGSFSLRKEVMFKSTRKKNTLECIDTIRSTEGAKDCSVKDYLNVSMPISLSLSLEILLSLCADKNKTVVLAVVGYSYKDMLMSWVCRLHHLQISNFLVCALDDDLYDFSVLQGLPVFKYANLETEISFDNCHFGTECFQKVTKVKSRTVLQILKLGYNVLMSDVDIYWFKNPLPLLSSFGPAVLVAQSDEYKLTAAF; encoded by the exons ATGCCTCACACTCACATGCTTTTAGCTTCCTTCCATGCTTTTCCCACGGCGTTGCTGCTGCCACTGTCAACTTTTTCACTTATTTTTGACTTTCATCCGTTAAAGCTTCATAAACCCATTAAACAAAATCATGAAATCTCCAACCTCTTCTTTTTACAAACAACAATGAACTCCTTTCAATCTATTCTCTTCCCATATCTATACAACAAAAAG GCAAAGCTACTTGGGTTGTGGTTGATTTGGGTATGGGGGTTTATGTTGATTGGTGTCTCCTTTTATGCTACTCAACTTATGCCATTGCCATCTTATTTTAAaggtcaaataaaaaaattcaatggtGAATTGGTGGATGGTCCCACTATTACCATATTTACAGCCCCAAGGCCCTTTGTGGGTACTGTTGGGGAAAGGCAGGCTCTTGCGATTCGATCTTGGCTTGGCTTATCAACAGATATTAGTGTTGTTCTTTTCAGTCAAGACCCTTCTGTTTCCTCCTTTGCTGCATTATTAAGTCACAGGGTATCAGTTGAGCCAAACATTGATTTCAC gtTCTTAGGCACACCATTTTTCCATTCCATGGTTGCAAGGTCAAAAGCATCCTCTTCAGATATTTCTGTTGTGATTGATCCAAACACCGTACTCTTGCCAGACTTCATTAAAACTATTAGACATGCTCATAGTCTTGATCATGATTGGCTCCTTTTTTCTTCATCAAAAAGTGTTCCCCACTTCCCATTTCTCTTGGACGCAGATGGAAAACATTGGCTCCGAGATGATGGAAGCCGAGTGAAGACACAAAAG TTACAGGATTTCCTTTCACAAGAATGGAAATGGAACCTTTGTGAGGAAAAAATGCTAATAGCATGGAACAATGGGGATCTTCCCTTGCATAAAGGAGTCCTTCCCCCTTTTCTTTATGGAAAGGGCTTTCATAACCGCTGGCTTATAAATGAAGCTATGCTCTCTGATTTCAGATTTGTCTTTGATGCTAGTTGGGCCATTTCCAATTTGTACCTTAATGACCTTGGCCAGGATCTCGATCACACAAGTGAAGATTTTCTTGGCCTGGCTACTGGAAAAAAGTTTTGGGAAGTTGCTGGGAACTCCAATTTGGCAATGCTTTATGGATCATTATATTTCCATGAACAGAACTTCTCTAACATATTTAGACTTTTTCAGTGTGGAGGATACTATCTCTTCATAAATTCCGCACAAATGGTTGTTTACCCTTTGAGGTATAAAGGATCATTTAGTTTAAGAAAAGAAGTTATGTTCAAGTCAACAAGAAAGAAGAATACTTTGGAATGCATTGATACTATCAGATCAACTGAGGGAGCTAAGGACTGCTCAGTGAAGGACTACTTGAATGTGTCGATGCCAATTTCGCTTTCCTTGTCTTTAGAAATATTACTCTCACTTTGTGCAGACAAAAATAAGACAGTTGTGCTAGCAGTTGTTGGGTATAGTTACAAGGACATGCTAATGAGTTGGGTCTGCAGGCTACACCATCTCCAAATCTCTAACTTTTTGGTCTGTGCTCTTGACGATGATTTATATGATTTCTCTGTCTTGCAG GGCCTACCCGTCTTCAAGTATGCCAATCTTGAAACCGAGATCAGCTTTGACAACTGTCATTTTGGAACTGAGTGCTTTCAGAAAGTAACCAAAGTTAAGTCCAGAACGGTTCTGCAGATACTGAAGCTTGGTTACAATGTATTAATGAGCGATGTTGATATTTATTGGTTCAAGAATCCACTCCCCTTGCTTAGCTCATTTGGCCCTGCAGTTCTTGTGGCACAATCAGATGAATACAAGTTGACAG CGGCCTTCTAA
- the LOC129880390 gene encoding beta-arabinofuranosyltransferase RAY1 isoform X1, with translation MPHTHMLLASFHAFPTALLLPLSTFSLIFDFHPLKLHKPIKQNHEISNLFFLQTTMNSFQSILFPYLYNKKAKLLGLWLIWVWGFMLIGVSFYATQLMPLPSYFKGQIKKFNGELVDGPTITIFTAPRPFVGTVGERQALAIRSWLGLSTDISVVLFSQDPSVSSFAALLSHRVSVEPNIDFTFLGTPFFHSMVARSKASSSDISVVIDPNTVLLPDFIKTIRHAHSLDHDWLLFSSSKSVPHFPFLLDADGKHWLRDDGSRVKTQKLQDFLSQEWKWNLCEEKMLIAWNNGDLPLHKGVLPPFLYGKGFHNRWLINEAMLSDFRFVFDASWAISNLYLNDLGQDLDHTSEDFLGLATGKKFWEVAGNSNLAMLYGSLYFHEQNFSNIFRLFQCGGYYLFINSAQMVVYPLRYKGSFSLRKEVMFKSTRKKNTLECIDTIRSTEGAKDCSVKDYLNVSMPISLSLSLEILLSLCADKNKTVVLAVVGYSYKDMLMSWVCRLHHLQISNFLVCALDDDLYDFSVLQGLPVFKYANLETEISFDNCHFGTECFQKVTKVKSRTVLQILKLGYNVLMSDVDIYWFKNPLPLLSSFGPAVLVAQSDEYKLTGPINLPRRLNSGFYYAHSDAMTIAALEKVVEHAANSNLSEQPSFYDTLCGEGGYNRIDDSRCLEPQTNLTVQFLDRDLFPNGAYKDLWQERNVKEACLIKGCFIIHNNWISGRRKKLERQVPSGLWEYDMSTRMCLQTWHKTKFVYF, from the exons ATGCCTCACACTCACATGCTTTTAGCTTCCTTCCATGCTTTTCCCACGGCGTTGCTGCTGCCACTGTCAACTTTTTCACTTATTTTTGACTTTCATCCGTTAAAGCTTCATAAACCCATTAAACAAAATCATGAAATCTCCAACCTCTTCTTTTTACAAACAACAATGAACTCCTTTCAATCTATTCTCTTCCCATATCTATACAACAAAAAG GCAAAGCTACTTGGGTTGTGGTTGATTTGGGTATGGGGGTTTATGTTGATTGGTGTCTCCTTTTATGCTACTCAACTTATGCCATTGCCATCTTATTTTAAaggtcaaataaaaaaattcaatggtGAATTGGTGGATGGTCCCACTATTACCATATTTACAGCCCCAAGGCCCTTTGTGGGTACTGTTGGGGAAAGGCAGGCTCTTGCGATTCGATCTTGGCTTGGCTTATCAACAGATATTAGTGTTGTTCTTTTCAGTCAAGACCCTTCTGTTTCCTCCTTTGCTGCATTATTAAGTCACAGGGTATCAGTTGAGCCAAACATTGATTTCAC gtTCTTAGGCACACCATTTTTCCATTCCATGGTTGCAAGGTCAAAAGCATCCTCTTCAGATATTTCTGTTGTGATTGATCCAAACACCGTACTCTTGCCAGACTTCATTAAAACTATTAGACATGCTCATAGTCTTGATCATGATTGGCTCCTTTTTTCTTCATCAAAAAGTGTTCCCCACTTCCCATTTCTCTTGGACGCAGATGGAAAACATTGGCTCCGAGATGATGGAAGCCGAGTGAAGACACAAAAG TTACAGGATTTCCTTTCACAAGAATGGAAATGGAACCTTTGTGAGGAAAAAATGCTAATAGCATGGAACAATGGGGATCTTCCCTTGCATAAAGGAGTCCTTCCCCCTTTTCTTTATGGAAAGGGCTTTCATAACCGCTGGCTTATAAATGAAGCTATGCTCTCTGATTTCAGATTTGTCTTTGATGCTAGTTGGGCCATTTCCAATTTGTACCTTAATGACCTTGGCCAGGATCTCGATCACACAAGTGAAGATTTTCTTGGCCTGGCTACTGGAAAAAAGTTTTGGGAAGTTGCTGGGAACTCCAATTTGGCAATGCTTTATGGATCATTATATTTCCATGAACAGAACTTCTCTAACATATTTAGACTTTTTCAGTGTGGAGGATACTATCTCTTCATAAATTCCGCACAAATGGTTGTTTACCCTTTGAGGTATAAAGGATCATTTAGTTTAAGAAAAGAAGTTATGTTCAAGTCAACAAGAAAGAAGAATACTTTGGAATGCATTGATACTATCAGATCAACTGAGGGAGCTAAGGACTGCTCAGTGAAGGACTACTTGAATGTGTCGATGCCAATTTCGCTTTCCTTGTCTTTAGAAATATTACTCTCACTTTGTGCAGACAAAAATAAGACAGTTGTGCTAGCAGTTGTTGGGTATAGTTACAAGGACATGCTAATGAGTTGGGTCTGCAGGCTACACCATCTCCAAATCTCTAACTTTTTGGTCTGTGCTCTTGACGATGATTTATATGATTTCTCTGTCTTGCAG GGCCTACCCGTCTTCAAGTATGCCAATCTTGAAACCGAGATCAGCTTTGACAACTGTCATTTTGGAACTGAGTGCTTTCAGAAAGTAACCAAAGTTAAGTCCAGAACGGTTCTGCAGATACTGAAGCTTGGTTACAATGTATTAATGAGCGATGTTGATATTTATTGGTTCAAGAATCCACTCCCCTTGCTTAGCTCATTTGGCCCTGCAGTTCTTGTGGCACAATCAGATGAATACAAGTTGACAG GACCTATAAACTTACCTCGACGTCTGAATTCTGGGTTCTACTATGCTCATTCGGATGCTATGACTATTGCTGCTCTTGAGAAGGTTGTGGAGCATGCAGCAAACTCAAATCTCTCTGAGCAACCAAGCTTCTATGATACATTGTGCGGGGAAGGTGGATACAATCGCATAGATGACAGCAGATGCTTAGAACCTCAAACGAACCTGACCGTTCAATTCCTGGACAGAGACCTCTTTCCGAATGGTGCATATAAAGATCTTTGGCAAGAAAGAAATGTGAAGGAAGCCTGCTTGATAAAGGGTTGTTTTATTATTCATAACAACTGGATTAGTGGGAGAAGGAAAAAGCTAGAACGTCAAGTGCCATCAGGGCTCTGGGAGTACGATATGAGCACAAGGATGTGTTTGCAGACGTGGCACAAaacaaaatttgtatatttttga
- the LOC129880390 gene encoding beta-arabinofuranosyltransferase RAY1 isoform X2, whose product MPHTHMLLASFHAFPTALLLPLSTFSLIFDFHPLKLHKPIKQNHEISNLFFLQTTMNSFQSILFPYLYNKKAKLLGLWLIWVWGFMLIGVSFYATQLMPLPSYFKGQIKKFNGELVDGPTITIFTAPRPFVGTVGERQALAIRSWLGLSTDISVVLFSQDPSVSSFAALLSHRVSVEPNIDFTFLGTPFFHSMVARSKASSSDISVVIDPNTVLLPDFIKTIRHAHSLDHDWLLFSSSKSVPHFPFLLDADGKHWLRDDGSRVKTQKDFLSQEWKWNLCEEKMLIAWNNGDLPLHKGVLPPFLYGKGFHNRWLINEAMLSDFRFVFDASWAISNLYLNDLGQDLDHTSEDFLGLATGKKFWEVAGNSNLAMLYGSLYFHEQNFSNIFRLFQCGGYYLFINSAQMVVYPLRYKGSFSLRKEVMFKSTRKKNTLECIDTIRSTEGAKDCSVKDYLNVSMPISLSLSLEILLSLCADKNKTVVLAVVGYSYKDMLMSWVCRLHHLQISNFLVCALDDDLYDFSVLQGLPVFKYANLETEISFDNCHFGTECFQKVTKVKSRTVLQILKLGYNVLMSDVDIYWFKNPLPLLSSFGPAVLVAQSDEYKLTGPINLPRRLNSGFYYAHSDAMTIAALEKVVEHAANSNLSEQPSFYDTLCGEGGYNRIDDSRCLEPQTNLTVQFLDRDLFPNGAYKDLWQERNVKEACLIKGCFIIHNNWISGRRKKLERQVPSGLWEYDMSTRMCLQTWHKTKFVYF is encoded by the exons ATGCCTCACACTCACATGCTTTTAGCTTCCTTCCATGCTTTTCCCACGGCGTTGCTGCTGCCACTGTCAACTTTTTCACTTATTTTTGACTTTCATCCGTTAAAGCTTCATAAACCCATTAAACAAAATCATGAAATCTCCAACCTCTTCTTTTTACAAACAACAATGAACTCCTTTCAATCTATTCTCTTCCCATATCTATACAACAAAAAG GCAAAGCTACTTGGGTTGTGGTTGATTTGGGTATGGGGGTTTATGTTGATTGGTGTCTCCTTTTATGCTACTCAACTTATGCCATTGCCATCTTATTTTAAaggtcaaataaaaaaattcaatggtGAATTGGTGGATGGTCCCACTATTACCATATTTACAGCCCCAAGGCCCTTTGTGGGTACTGTTGGGGAAAGGCAGGCTCTTGCGATTCGATCTTGGCTTGGCTTATCAACAGATATTAGTGTTGTTCTTTTCAGTCAAGACCCTTCTGTTTCCTCCTTTGCTGCATTATTAAGTCACAGGGTATCAGTTGAGCCAAACATTGATTTCAC gtTCTTAGGCACACCATTTTTCCATTCCATGGTTGCAAGGTCAAAAGCATCCTCTTCAGATATTTCTGTTGTGATTGATCCAAACACCGTACTCTTGCCAGACTTCATTAAAACTATTAGACATGCTCATAGTCTTGATCATGATTGGCTCCTTTTTTCTTCATCAAAAAGTGTTCCCCACTTCCCATTTCTCTTGGACGCAGATGGAAAACATTGGCTCCGAGATGATGGAAGCCGAGTGAAGACACAAAAG GATTTCCTTTCACAAGAATGGAAATGGAACCTTTGTGAGGAAAAAATGCTAATAGCATGGAACAATGGGGATCTTCCCTTGCATAAAGGAGTCCTTCCCCCTTTTCTTTATGGAAAGGGCTTTCATAACCGCTGGCTTATAAATGAAGCTATGCTCTCTGATTTCAGATTTGTCTTTGATGCTAGTTGGGCCATTTCCAATTTGTACCTTAATGACCTTGGCCAGGATCTCGATCACACAAGTGAAGATTTTCTTGGCCTGGCTACTGGAAAAAAGTTTTGGGAAGTTGCTGGGAACTCCAATTTGGCAATGCTTTATGGATCATTATATTTCCATGAACAGAACTTCTCTAACATATTTAGACTTTTTCAGTGTGGAGGATACTATCTCTTCATAAATTCCGCACAAATGGTTGTTTACCCTTTGAGGTATAAAGGATCATTTAGTTTAAGAAAAGAAGTTATGTTCAAGTCAACAAGAAAGAAGAATACTTTGGAATGCATTGATACTATCAGATCAACTGAGGGAGCTAAGGACTGCTCAGTGAAGGACTACTTGAATGTGTCGATGCCAATTTCGCTTTCCTTGTCTTTAGAAATATTACTCTCACTTTGTGCAGACAAAAATAAGACAGTTGTGCTAGCAGTTGTTGGGTATAGTTACAAGGACATGCTAATGAGTTGGGTCTGCAGGCTACACCATCTCCAAATCTCTAACTTTTTGGTCTGTGCTCTTGACGATGATTTATATGATTTCTCTGTCTTGCAG GGCCTACCCGTCTTCAAGTATGCCAATCTTGAAACCGAGATCAGCTTTGACAACTGTCATTTTGGAACTGAGTGCTTTCAGAAAGTAACCAAAGTTAAGTCCAGAACGGTTCTGCAGATACTGAAGCTTGGTTACAATGTATTAATGAGCGATGTTGATATTTATTGGTTCAAGAATCCACTCCCCTTGCTTAGCTCATTTGGCCCTGCAGTTCTTGTGGCACAATCAGATGAATACAAGTTGACAG GACCTATAAACTTACCTCGACGTCTGAATTCTGGGTTCTACTATGCTCATTCGGATGCTATGACTATTGCTGCTCTTGAGAAGGTTGTGGAGCATGCAGCAAACTCAAATCTCTCTGAGCAACCAAGCTTCTATGATACATTGTGCGGGGAAGGTGGATACAATCGCATAGATGACAGCAGATGCTTAGAACCTCAAACGAACCTGACCGTTCAATTCCTGGACAGAGACCTCTTTCCGAATGGTGCATATAAAGATCTTTGGCAAGAAAGAAATGTGAAGGAAGCCTGCTTGATAAAGGGTTGTTTTATTATTCATAACAACTGGATTAGTGGGAGAAGGAAAAAGCTAGAACGTCAAGTGCCATCAGGGCTCTGGGAGTACGATATGAGCACAAGGATGTGTTTGCAGACGTGGCACAAaacaaaatttgtatatttttga
- the LOC129880390 gene encoding beta-arabinofuranosyltransferase RAY1 isoform X4, producing the protein MVARSKASSSDISVVIDPNTVLLPDFIKTIRHAHSLDHDWLLFSSSKSVPHFPFLLDADGKHWLRDDGSRVKTQKLQDFLSQEWKWNLCEEKMLIAWNNGDLPLHKGVLPPFLYGKGFHNRWLINEAMLSDFRFVFDASWAISNLYLNDLGQDLDHTSEDFLGLATGKKFWEVAGNSNLAMLYGSLYFHEQNFSNIFRLFQCGGYYLFINSAQMVVYPLRYKGSFSLRKEVMFKSTRKKNTLECIDTIRSTEGAKDCSVKDYLNVSMPISLSLSLEILLSLCADKNKTVVLAVVGYSYKDMLMSWVCRLHHLQISNFLVCALDDDLYDFSVLQGLPVFKYANLETEISFDNCHFGTECFQKVTKVKSRTVLQILKLGYNVLMSDVDIYWFKNPLPLLSSFGPAVLVAQSDEYKLTGPINLPRRLNSGFYYAHSDAMTIAALEKVVEHAANSNLSEQPSFYDTLCGEGGYNRIDDSRCLEPQTNLTVQFLDRDLFPNGAYKDLWQERNVKEACLIKGCFIIHNNWISGRRKKLERQVPSGLWEYDMSTRMCLQTWHKTKFVYF; encoded by the exons ATGGTTGCAAGGTCAAAAGCATCCTCTTCAGATATTTCTGTTGTGATTGATCCAAACACCGTACTCTTGCCAGACTTCATTAAAACTATTAGACATGCTCATAGTCTTGATCATGATTGGCTCCTTTTTTCTTCATCAAAAAGTGTTCCCCACTTCCCATTTCTCTTGGACGCAGATGGAAAACATTGGCTCCGAGATGATGGAAGCCGAGTGAAGACACAAAAG TTACAGGATTTCCTTTCACAAGAATGGAAATGGAACCTTTGTGAGGAAAAAATGCTAATAGCATGGAACAATGGGGATCTTCCCTTGCATAAAGGAGTCCTTCCCCCTTTTCTTTATGGAAAGGGCTTTCATAACCGCTGGCTTATAAATGAAGCTATGCTCTCTGATTTCAGATTTGTCTTTGATGCTAGTTGGGCCATTTCCAATTTGTACCTTAATGACCTTGGCCAGGATCTCGATCACACAAGTGAAGATTTTCTTGGCCTGGCTACTGGAAAAAAGTTTTGGGAAGTTGCTGGGAACTCCAATTTGGCAATGCTTTATGGATCATTATATTTCCATGAACAGAACTTCTCTAACATATTTAGACTTTTTCAGTGTGGAGGATACTATCTCTTCATAAATTCCGCACAAATGGTTGTTTACCCTTTGAGGTATAAAGGATCATTTAGTTTAAGAAAAGAAGTTATGTTCAAGTCAACAAGAAAGAAGAATACTTTGGAATGCATTGATACTATCAGATCAACTGAGGGAGCTAAGGACTGCTCAGTGAAGGACTACTTGAATGTGTCGATGCCAATTTCGCTTTCCTTGTCTTTAGAAATATTACTCTCACTTTGTGCAGACAAAAATAAGACAGTTGTGCTAGCAGTTGTTGGGTATAGTTACAAGGACATGCTAATGAGTTGGGTCTGCAGGCTACACCATCTCCAAATCTCTAACTTTTTGGTCTGTGCTCTTGACGATGATTTATATGATTTCTCTGTCTTGCAG GGCCTACCCGTCTTCAAGTATGCCAATCTTGAAACCGAGATCAGCTTTGACAACTGTCATTTTGGAACTGAGTGCTTTCAGAAAGTAACCAAAGTTAAGTCCAGAACGGTTCTGCAGATACTGAAGCTTGGTTACAATGTATTAATGAGCGATGTTGATATTTATTGGTTCAAGAATCCACTCCCCTTGCTTAGCTCATTTGGCCCTGCAGTTCTTGTGGCACAATCAGATGAATACAAGTTGACAG GACCTATAAACTTACCTCGACGTCTGAATTCTGGGTTCTACTATGCTCATTCGGATGCTATGACTATTGCTGCTCTTGAGAAGGTTGTGGAGCATGCAGCAAACTCAAATCTCTCTGAGCAACCAAGCTTCTATGATACATTGTGCGGGGAAGGTGGATACAATCGCATAGATGACAGCAGATGCTTAGAACCTCAAACGAACCTGACCGTTCAATTCCTGGACAGAGACCTCTTTCCGAATGGTGCATATAAAGATCTTTGGCAAGAAAGAAATGTGAAGGAAGCCTGCTTGATAAAGGGTTGTTTTATTATTCATAACAACTGGATTAGTGGGAGAAGGAAAAAGCTAGAACGTCAAGTGCCATCAGGGCTCTGGGAGTACGATATGAGCACAAGGATGTGTTTGCAGACGTGGCACAAaacaaaatttgtatatttttga
- the LOC129880391 gene encoding inorganic phosphate transporter 2-1, chloroplastic: MTSSYSLSSIRNSTKLVPPNSYLFFPRQTLGVFSNETQFPKKDFLILKPQISSSFLFLRLKKSSFTLPFAALSSFAESEGDKKDENFEIRSHQENVVFSEDNEVNLPGMAQAFHISSSTASAISICIALAALILPFFMKSLCQGLGFKYKILSYITILFGFYMAWNIGANDVANAMGTSVGSGALSLRQAVVMAGVLEFSGALLMGTHVTNTMQKGILVANVFQGKDTLLFAGLLSSLAAAGTWLQVASYYGWPVSTTHCIVGSMVGFGLVYGGTGAVFWSSLARVISSWVISPLLGAVVSFLVYKCIRRFVYSARNPGQAAAAAAPISVFLGVTGISFIALPLSKTLSLALGQAITCGAIGAFTVDRIIRGQLGHLLAKASSKEPEPELETTDTKNIGFLSDIAGPKGTQLKIVYGVFGYMQVLSACFMSFAHGGNDVSNAIGPLAAALSILQGGLSAADIVIPNDVLAWGGFGIVAGLTMWGYRVIATIGKKITELTPTRGFAAEFAAASVVLCASKLGLPISGTHTLVGAVMGVGFARGFNSVRAETVKEIATSWAVTIPAGATFAVIYTWIFTKLLSYLL, encoded by the exons ATGACTTCTTCGTACTCTTTATCTTCCATTAGAAACTCTACTAAATTAGTACCTCCCAATTCTTATCTTTTCTTTCCAAGACAGACGCTTGGTGTGTTTTCCAATGAAACTCAATTTCCCAAGAAAGATTTTCTTATACTCAAGCCccaaatttcttcttcttttttatttttgagactGAAAAAATCCAGCTTTACACTCCCTTTTGCTGCCTTATCATCTTTTGCTGAATCAGAAGGTGATAAAAAAGATGAGAACTTTGAAATCAGATCCCACCAAGAAAATGTTGTTTTCTCTGAGGATAATGAAGTTAACTTGCCTGGAATGGCACAAGCTTTTCACATATCTTCAAGCACAGCTTCTGCAATATCAATATGCATTGCTTTAGCTGCACTTATTTTGCCATTTTTCATGAAGTCTTTGTGTCAAGGATTGGGATTTAAGTACAAGATTTTGTCTTATATAACCATCTTGTTTGGTTTTTACATGGCTTGGAATATTGGAGCCAATGATGTGGCAAATGCCATGGGAACTTCAGTTGGTTCAGGGGCATTGAGTCTCCGACAAGCCGTTGTCATGGCTGGGGTTCTTGAATTTTCAGGGGCACTGTTAATGGGAACACATGTTACCAATACAATGCAGAAGGGTATTCTTGTAGCTAATGTTTTCCAAGGAAAAGATACTTTACTATTTGCTGGTCTGCTTTCTTCTTTGGCTGCTGCAGGGACATGGTTGCAG GTTGCATCATATTATGGTTGGCCAGTATCCACAACACATTGTATTGTAGGATCCATGGTTGGTTTTGGTCTTGTTTATGGGGGAACTGGTGCAGTCTTTTGGAGTTCACTGGCAAGGGTAATTTCCTCATGGGTGATCTCACCTTTACTGGGAGCAGTGGTGTCCTTTCTCGTGTACAAATGCATCCGGAGG ttTGTGTACAGTGCTCGGAACCCAGGACAAGCAGCTGCAGCAGCTGCACCAATTTCTGTCTTTCTCGGTGTCACTGGAATCTCTTTCATAGCTCTCCCTCTGAGCAAGACTTTGAGTCTAGCTCTTGGTCAGGCCATAACCTGTGGTGCCATTGGTGCGTTTACAGTTGATAGGATCATCCGGGGCCAACTTGGCCACCTCCTGGCCAAGGCCAGTTCAAAAGAACCAGAACCAGAACTAGAAACTACTGATACTAAAAACATTGGATTTCTTTCAGATATTGCAGGTCCTAAAGGAACACAACTGAAAatagtttatggtgtttttggCTACATGCAAGTCTTATCAGCCTGCTTCATGTCATTTGCTCATGGTGGAAATGATGTCTCCAATGCAATAGGACCATTGGCTGCAGCATTATCCATTCTTCAGGGTGGGCTCAGCGCAGCTGATATTGTTATTCCAAATGATGTTCTAGCATGGGGAGGCTTTGGAATAGTGGCAGGGCTAACAATGTGGGGATACAGAGTGATTGCAACTATTGGAAAGAAAATAACAGAATTAACACCCACCAGAGGATTTGCAGCTGAGTTTGCAGCTGCATCTGTGGTTTTATGCGCGTCCAAGCTGGGCTTGCCAATCTCAGGCACACATACCCTGGTGGGAGCAGTCATGGGTGTCGGTTTTGCTCGAGGATTTAACAGTGTAAGAGCAGAGACAGTGAAAGAGATTGCGACTTCCTGGGCAGTGACAATTCCAGCTGGTGCTACCTTTGCTGTTATTTACACATGGATATTCACTAAGCTCTTGTCATACTTACTCTGA